In Shewanella sp. VB17, a single genomic region encodes these proteins:
- the gcvP gene encoding aminomethyl-transferring glycine dehydrogenase: MSNNNLLAQLGTGNEFVARHNGPDEAEKQVMLAAIGSDSIEALIEQTVPNNIRLPEGLELAPAMSEAGMLATLNAIAAKNVINKSYIGQGYYDTHVPNVILRNVMENPGWYTAYTPYQPEIAQGRLEALLNYQQMIIDLTGMELANASMLDEATAAAEAMTLCKRAGKSKSNLFFVASDVHPQTLDVIKTRAHSFGFDILVAPASELSKVDVFGALLQYPGSTGQVQNLEELIKQAQENKALVAVATDLLALTLLKAPGEMGADVVIGSSQRFGVPMGFGGPHAAFMSTREKYKRTIPGRVIGVSIDSKGKQALRMAMQTREQHIRREKATSNICTAQALLANMAAFYAVYHGPQGLKKIGRRVHHLTAILALGLKESGFKLVHEAFFDTLTIETDEQTQIIYQRALDAGLNLRLLPSRLAISIDETTTAEDIQALWLAITGKTLCVSDFETQASLDEFAAIPQDCRRESSYLTHSVFNQYHSETLMLRYLKSLENKDFSLTHGMIPLGSCTMKLNATAQMIPVTWPELGQLHPFAPAEQTTGYQEIAESLTDMLKQITGYDAFSLQPNSGAQGEYAGLIAIQKYHASRGDIHRNVCLIPSSAHGTNPASASMVSMRVVIVGCDAKGNVDIADLAAKIEEHAERLSCIMITYPSTHGVYEKGIRDICERVHAAGGQVYLDGANMNAQVGLTSPGFIGSDVSHLNLHKTFCIPHGGGGPGMGPIGVKSHLEPFLPGHSIHKTQGAVAATALGSASILPISWAYIALMGAEGLTQATELAILNANYLMEKLRPYYPVLYIGDDGRVAHECIIDLRPLKESAGISEEDVAKRLMDFGFHAPTMSFPVPGTLMIEPTESESLVELDKFVHAMVTIRAEIAKVEEGQWPLSDNPLVNAPHTMSDLSEEEWSHPYSRKTACFPGNNQTHAKFWPSTNRIDNVYGDRNLICSCPDIDIYRD, from the coding sequence ATGAGTAATAACAATTTATTAGCCCAACTGGGCACAGGTAACGAGTTTGTCGCGCGTCATAACGGGCCCGATGAAGCTGAAAAGCAAGTGATGTTAGCCGCAATAGGCAGTGACTCCATCGAGGCACTTATTGAACAAACAGTACCCAATAATATCCGTTTGCCTGAAGGCCTTGAGCTTGCACCTGCGATGAGTGAAGCCGGTATGTTGGCAACACTTAACGCCATTGCAGCTAAAAATGTGATCAATAAAAGTTATATTGGTCAAGGTTATTACGACACGCATGTCCCCAATGTCATTTTACGCAATGTGATGGAAAACCCTGGTTGGTATACGGCCTATACGCCTTATCAGCCAGAGATAGCCCAAGGCAGACTCGAAGCTTTACTCAATTATCAGCAAATGATCATTGATCTGACGGGAATGGAGTTAGCCAATGCGTCCATGCTGGATGAAGCAACGGCTGCTGCAGAGGCAATGACACTGTGTAAGCGAGCAGGAAAGAGCAAGAGTAACTTGTTTTTTGTTGCCAGCGATGTGCATCCGCAAACGTTGGATGTCATCAAGACTCGCGCCCATAGTTTTGGTTTCGATATTTTGGTCGCTCCGGCGAGCGAGTTATCGAAGGTGGATGTATTTGGTGCTTTACTGCAATATCCTGGCAGTACAGGTCAAGTGCAAAACCTTGAAGAACTCATTAAACAAGCCCAAGAAAATAAAGCGTTAGTGGCGGTTGCGACAGATTTACTCGCGCTCACTTTATTAAAAGCACCGGGAGAGATGGGAGCGGATGTGGTTATCGGTAGCTCACAGCGCTTCGGTGTTCCTATGGGATTCGGTGGTCCTCATGCTGCATTTATGTCTACACGTGAGAAATATAAGCGTACTATACCGGGTCGCGTCATTGGGGTATCAATTGACAGTAAAGGCAAGCAAGCCTTGCGCATGGCAATGCAGACTCGCGAGCAACATATTCGCCGCGAAAAGGCGACGTCGAACATTTGTACCGCTCAAGCTTTGTTAGCTAACATGGCCGCTTTTTATGCTGTTTACCATGGACCACAAGGATTAAAGAAGATAGGCCGACGAGTGCATCATTTAACGGCCATCTTGGCGTTAGGATTGAAAGAGTCGGGCTTTAAACTGGTCCATGAGGCATTTTTTGATACCTTGACCATAGAAACCGATGAACAGACGCAAATCATTTACCAGCGCGCTCTGGATGCCGGGCTTAATTTGCGTCTCTTGCCTAGTCGATTGGCCATTAGCATTGATGAAACCACCACTGCTGAAGATATCCAAGCACTGTGGTTGGCTATCACAGGTAAAACCTTGTGTGTGAGTGATTTTGAAACACAGGCATCACTTGATGAATTCGCCGCTATTCCTCAGGACTGTCGTCGTGAGTCAAGCTATCTGACTCATAGTGTGTTTAACCAATATCACAGTGAAACCTTGATGCTGAGGTATCTAAAGTCACTGGAAAATAAAGATTTTTCCTTGACTCATGGCATGATCCCATTGGGATCGTGCACCATGAAGTTAAATGCAACGGCGCAAATGATCCCCGTGACTTGGCCAGAACTTGGTCAGTTGCACCCGTTTGCTCCAGCTGAGCAGACGACAGGTTATCAGGAGATAGCTGAGTCATTAACTGACATGCTCAAGCAAATTACCGGTTACGATGCGTTTTCATTGCAACCCAATTCAGGGGCTCAGGGAGAGTATGCCGGTTTAATCGCGATTCAGAAATATCACGCTAGCCGTGGCGATATACACCGTAATGTGTGTCTTATTCCAAGTTCTGCCCATGGTACCAATCCTGCCAGTGCCTCTATGGTGTCGATGCGTGTGGTGATCGTGGGTTGTGATGCTAAGGGAAATGTCGATATTGCAGACTTAGCGGCCAAGATTGAAGAACATGCTGAGCGCCTGTCTTGCATCATGATAACTTACCCATCGACACACGGTGTGTATGAAAAAGGTATTCGTGATATTTGTGAGCGCGTACATGCCGCCGGTGGTCAAGTTTACCTTGATGGCGCTAACATGAATGCACAAGTGGGATTAACCTCGCCAGGTTTTATAGGCTCAGATGTGTCTCATTTGAATCTGCATAAAACATTCTGTATTCCTCACGGTGGTGGTGGGCCAGGCATGGGTCCCATTGGCGTAAAGTCACACCTTGAACCTTTTTTACCAGGACACAGTATTCACAAAACACAAGGCGCCGTGGCTGCAACTGCGTTAGGCAGTGCATCAATTTTACCTATTTCATGGGCTTATATTGCTCTGATGGGAGCTGAGGGGTTAACTCAAGCTACAGAGCTTGCGATATTAAACGCCAACTACTTGATGGAAAAACTGCGTCCTTATTATCCAGTACTTTATATTGGCGATGACGGCCGTGTTGCCCATGAGTGCATCATCGATCTGCGTCCACTTAAAGAGAGTGCTGGGATCAGCGAAGAAGATGTGGCTAAGCGATTAATGGATTTTGGTTTCCATGCACCGACCATGTCCTTCCCTGTGCCGGGGACGCTGATGATAGAACCGACCGAGAGTGAATCATTGGTTGAATTGGATAAATTTGTTCATGCGATGGTGACCATACGTGCCGAAATAGCCAAGGTGGAAGAGGGTCAATGGCCATTGAGTGACAATCCTTTGGTTAATGCTCCACACACCATGAGCGATTTGAGCGAAGAAGAGTGGAGCCACCCTTACTCACGTAAAACGGCTTGCTTTCCTGGGAACAATCAAACTCATGCTAAATTTTGGCCCAGTACTAATCGTATCGATAATGTCTATGGAGACAGAAACCTTATCTGTAGCTGCCCAGATATCGACATTTACCGTGATTAA
- a CDS encoding PAS domain-containing methyl-accepting chemotaxis protein: MWPFQKNKDSEEQKQKQDQTYNNNLIVSSLHEFLVTIEFDSTGNINSASPLFLEAMGYQLDEIVGKHHRIFCSKSYVEGKKYGDFWQDLARGKVQSGTFERYTKSGELITIEATYFPVIDENSTVKSVVKIASDVTEKENKAQNQRDLITGLNKTFAVIEFEPDGTILDANDNFLGALGYTLDQVKGKHHKMFCFDKFYQENPNFWQQLAGGNAFSGRFLRKNSLDKNVWIQASYSPVLNDQGDVYKVVKFASDITEDVVRELAISDAANIAYSTAVETSQVAQEGNKVLKETVIISQKMMDSLITSIGQVEELTSLSNDVAEIVKTIGSIADQTNLLALNAAIEAARAGEQGRGFAVVADEVRQLASRTSESTEEITRVVNQNISLTQKMTQAMGEVNNIAEQTSTRIEEVSLTMNEIYTGAESVASAVHNFKGDGE, from the coding sequence ATGTGGCCATTTCAAAAAAATAAAGATTCCGAAGAACAAAAGCAGAAGCAGGATCAAACGTATAATAACAATCTCATTGTCTCTTCTTTACATGAGTTTTTAGTCACTATCGAGTTTGATAGTACAGGCAATATAAACTCTGCGAGTCCCTTGTTCCTGGAAGCTATGGGTTATCAACTAGATGAAATTGTCGGTAAGCATCACCGTATATTCTGCTCTAAAAGTTATGTCGAAGGAAAAAAATACGGTGATTTCTGGCAAGATTTAGCCCGAGGTAAAGTTCAATCAGGTACGTTTGAGCGATACACTAAATCGGGTGAGTTGATCACGATTGAAGCCACTTACTTTCCTGTCATTGACGAAAATAGCACGGTGAAAAGTGTGGTTAAAATAGCAAGTGATGTAACAGAAAAAGAGAATAAAGCGCAAAATCAACGGGATCTGATCACCGGATTGAATAAAACTTTTGCAGTGATTGAATTTGAGCCTGATGGAACAATATTGGATGCTAATGATAACTTTCTTGGTGCTTTGGGCTACACGCTAGATCAAGTAAAAGGCAAGCACCATAAAATGTTTTGTTTCGATAAATTCTATCAAGAAAATCCAAATTTTTGGCAGCAACTAGCAGGTGGAAACGCTTTTTCTGGTCGATTTTTGCGTAAAAATAGCCTTGATAAAAACGTATGGATACAAGCGTCATATAGTCCTGTGCTTAATGACCAAGGCGATGTCTACAAAGTGGTTAAGTTTGCATCTGACATTACAGAAGATGTGGTTAGAGAGCTCGCTATTTCAGATGCTGCCAACATCGCCTATAGCACAGCAGTGGAAACCTCCCAAGTCGCTCAAGAGGGAAATAAAGTACTCAAAGAAACCGTCATCATTTCTCAAAAAATGATGGATAGCCTCATTACCTCTATTGGGCAGGTAGAGGAACTGACGTCATTGTCCAATGATGTCGCTGAGATTGTTAAAACGATAGGGAGTATTGCCGATCAAACCAATCTACTGGCTCTCAATGCTGCTATTGAAGCCGCTCGGGCAGGAGAGCAAGGGCGAGGTTTTGCTGTCGTGGCTGATGAGGTACGTCAGCTAGCTTCACGTACATCTGAATCGACAGAAGAAATTACCAGAGTAGTGAATCAAAATATCTCTTTAACTCAAAAGATGACCCAAGCCATGGGTGAGGTAAATAATATTGCAGAACAAACGAGTACGAGAATAGAAGAAGTGTCACTGACCATGAATGAAATATACACAGGTGCTGAGAGTGTTGCTTCGGCAGTACACAATTTTAAAGGAGACGGCGAATAA
- a CDS encoding radical SAM protein has product MTVLLMTPPMTQLNTPYPATAYLTGFLRSRGYEAVQRDPAIELFLEMMTAPALDIIRQHVEENFEHFEDDELPEVIFNFLAEFDRYQLTVESAIRFLQGKDPSLALRINSRRFLPEGPAFDTIAQMEAVSGDVLQAAFGNLGVQDKAKYLATLFINDLSNVITQGVDPYFEVSRYGEQLAAANPSFDNLYDTLMDGPSFSSGILTQLVEQYLEESQPSVVALTVPFPGNMLGALHIAQTCKAINPDIHVVLGGGFINTELRALKDPRVFEFVDFICLDDGERPFITLLEYFAGQREIDSLMRTYFLAEDENGQAYVHFNENAELHDIPQADVGAPVYDGLPLGEYLSLCEMLNPMHRIWSDGRWNKLTIAHGCYWRKCSFCDVSLDYIDRFDAAGADVLVDRIEQLIEETGQTGFHFVDEALPPKLLFTLAKRLIARNVVISWWGNIRFERTFSQARCKLLADSGCIAVSGGLEVASDRLLKLMKKGVSVERVAQVTKAFSDAGILVHAYLMYGFPTQTEQETIDSLEMVRQMMKQGCFQSAYWHRFVATIHSPIGMNPEKFGITLAKRPEILFAENDVDFIDPTGTDHEMLGEGLRKSIYNYMHGVGFEQPMSFWFSQPVTRTQMKKDLISKAINHFIASNEG; this is encoded by the coding sequence ATGACCGTTCTTCTAATGACTCCACCTATGACCCAGCTGAATACTCCTTATCCAGCAACAGCCTATTTGACGGGTTTTTTACGCTCACGTGGCTATGAGGCGGTTCAGCGAGATCCTGCTATTGAGCTTTTTTTAGAAATGATGACAGCACCTGCGCTGGATATTATTCGTCAGCATGTGGAAGAAAATTTCGAGCATTTTGAAGACGATGAACTGCCTGAGGTGATCTTCAATTTTTTGGCTGAGTTTGATCGTTACCAACTCACAGTTGAAAGTGCTATTCGCTTTTTGCAAGGAAAAGATCCAAGCCTTGCACTGCGTATTAACTCCCGCCGTTTTTTACCAGAAGGTCCAGCGTTTGACACTATCGCTCAGATGGAAGCAGTATCAGGCGATGTATTGCAAGCAGCCTTTGGCAATTTAGGGGTACAAGATAAAGCCAAATATCTGGCAACCCTGTTTATTAATGATCTATCTAACGTCATTACTCAAGGAGTTGATCCCTACTTTGAAGTGAGCCGTTATGGCGAGCAATTAGCGGCGGCTAACCCAAGCTTTGACAATCTCTATGATACCTTGATGGACGGGCCGAGTTTTAGTTCAGGTATTTTGACACAATTGGTCGAGCAGTATCTGGAAGAATCGCAGCCTAGCGTTGTTGCATTAACCGTGCCTTTCCCGGGCAATATGTTAGGCGCCTTACATATTGCGCAAACCTGTAAAGCCATCAATCCAGATATTCATGTCGTATTGGGTGGGGGGTTTATCAATACAGAGCTGCGCGCGCTCAAAGATCCTCGGGTGTTTGAGTTTGTCGACTTTATCTGTCTGGACGACGGCGAACGCCCTTTTATTACCCTGCTTGAATACTTCGCAGGACAGCGTGAGATAGACTCTCTAATGCGAACCTACTTCCTTGCAGAGGATGAGAATGGCCAAGCATACGTTCACTTCAATGAAAATGCCGAGCTGCACGATATCCCACAAGCCGATGTCGGTGCCCCTGTATACGATGGCCTGCCATTGGGGGAATACCTGTCTTTGTGTGAAATGCTTAATCCGATGCACCGAATTTGGAGCGACGGACGCTGGAATAAACTGACCATCGCGCATGGCTGTTACTGGCGTAAATGCAGTTTTTGCGATGTCAGTCTTGACTATATCGATCGTTTTGATGCAGCTGGAGCCGACGTTCTGGTGGATAGAATCGAACAGCTCATTGAAGAAACCGGACAAACAGGTTTCCATTTTGTCGACGAAGCTCTGCCACCAAAGCTTTTATTTACCCTAGCAAAGCGACTCATTGCACGCAATGTGGTGATCAGCTGGTGGGGCAATATCCGTTTTGAGAGAACCTTTAGTCAAGCACGTTGCAAGTTGTTGGCAGATTCTGGCTGTATCGCTGTGAGTGGCGGTCTTGAGGTGGCATCTGATCGTCTATTGAAACTGATGAAAAAAGGCGTGAGTGTTGAGCGGGTCGCTCAGGTCACTAAAGCCTTCAGTGATGCCGGTATATTAGTTCACGCCTATCTAATGTATGGCTTTCCGACACAAACAGAGCAAGAAACCATCGATTCACTGGAAATGGTGCGGCAGATGATGAAGCAAGGATGTTTTCAGTCCGCCTACTGGCACCGTTTTGTGGCCACAATCCACAGCCCTATTGGCATGAATCCTGAGAAGTTTGGGATCACGCTTGCAAAGCGCCCAGAGATCTTATTCGCTGAAAATGATGTGGACTTCATTGATCCAACGGGCACGGATCATGAAATGCTGGGCGAAGGGCTGCGTAAGTCGATTTACAACTATATGCACGGTGTGGGCTTTGAACAGCCGATGAGCTTCTGGTTTTCCCAACCTGTTACACGTACGCAGATGAAAAAAGACCTGATCTCCAAAGCAATTAATCATTTCATCGCCAGCAATGAAGGGTGA
- a CDS encoding DUF6482 family protein: MMTNVLEKNGQKLTPIIICVAESTHYIVGMVDSLNNLTSVNQSKEVTVTSSLIEAKNYLRSYHIFTALLEFQSAYDEMCGLSAPEPCRQMVTF; the protein is encoded by the coding sequence ATGATGACTAATGTACTCGAAAAAAATGGACAAAAATTAACTCCAATAATTATTTGTGTAGCTGAATCAACTCATTATATTGTTGGTATGGTTGATTCATTGAACAATTTAACCAGTGTTAATCAATCTAAGGAGGTGACTGTTACTTCCTCTTTGATTGAAGCTAAAAACTATTTACGCAGTTATCATATTTTTACAGCTTTGCTTGAATTTCAATCAGCATACGATGAAATGTGTGGTTTAAGTGCACCTGAGCCTTGTCGGCAAATGGTTACATTTTAA
- a CDS encoding HAD family hydrolase, with amino-acid sequence MLIHKLLGVIFDLDGTLVSSSLNFNHIKKLLSCPNDVDLLDFVDSLAGDQKTIAEANIIEHEVRDAVHTEKLTGTDELLALLTRLDIPCAIVTRNCRQAALIKIESHDIDIPIVISREDHKAKPAPDALLYVGQQWNIPPENLLYVGDYLYDLQAAQNAKTMSCLVTHGQTPDYAHLANIVVDELTDLSLIISKKYNVNIDNMESTL; translated from the coding sequence TTGTTAATACATAAGTTATTGGGAGTCATATTTGATCTAGATGGAACATTAGTTTCATCATCTTTGAATTTCAATCACATTAAAAAGTTGTTATCTTGCCCAAACGACGTTGATTTATTGGATTTTGTTGACTCCTTAGCCGGCGATCAAAAAACGATAGCAGAAGCTAACATTATTGAACATGAAGTACGTGATGCAGTTCATACAGAAAAATTAACAGGTACCGATGAGCTGTTAGCATTATTAACTCGTTTGGATATTCCTTGTGCCATCGTGACTCGCAATTGTCGTCAAGCTGCATTGATTAAAATTGAAAGTCATGACATCGATATTCCAATTGTGATCTCAAGAGAAGATCATAAAGCCAAGCCGGCACCAGATGCTTTATTGTATGTAGGGCAACAGTGGAATATACCACCTGAAAATTTATTGTACGTGGGTGATTATTTGTATGATCTACAAGCAGCGCAAAATGCGAAAACGATGTCATGTCTGGTCACTCATGGACAAACTCCTGATTATGCTCATTTAGCAAATATAGTGGTGGATGAACTCACTGATCTCAGTTTAATCATTAGCAAAAAATATAATGTTAACATAGACAATATGGAGTCCACACTCTAG
- a CDS encoding CIA30 family protein, with product MLDFTQQNEITYWRMTDDAVMGGKSKGNISFDQGHGLFVGHISLENNGGFSSVSRSIAPLLKDVETVTVDIKGDGHTYQLRMMVNLDGYRLAYKHEFDTVIDHREKLIFTLADFQACFRGRLIPNAPLLKSDDILEIGFLITKKQAGKFCLSIFSVLFGKHQHGSLPSY from the coding sequence ATGTTAGATTTTACTCAGCAAAATGAAATCACTTATTGGCGAATGACAGACGACGCTGTTATGGGGGGAAAATCAAAAGGAAACATATCCTTTGATCAAGGTCATGGATTATTTGTAGGCCACATATCGCTGGAAAATAATGGCGGATTTAGCTCTGTATCTCGCTCAATAGCACCATTACTAAAAGATGTTGAGACGGTGACAGTCGATATAAAAGGTGACGGGCACACTTATCAGTTAAGAATGATGGTTAATTTAGATGGTTATCGATTGGCATACAAACATGAGTTCGACACTGTCATTGACCACAGAGAAAAGTTAATCTTTACACTGGCCGACTTTCAGGCTTGTTTTCGAGGACGGTTGATTCCCAATGCCCCTTTGCTTAAATCTGACGATATTCTCGAAATTGGATTTTTAATCACAAAAAAGCAAGCGGGAAAATTTTGTTTATCCATTTTTAGTGTGTTGTTTGGCAAACACCAGCATGGATCGTTACCATCCTATTGA
- a CDS encoding SDR family NAD(P)-dependent oxidoreductase produces MITQQTVIIGANSDIAKAIAIEIAGAKNSRLILISRDFNQGARVTDKDLTDTTLITVKDYTSQSIELAIEQIKTCDPLPITRVFVCNGILHSQSIKPEKRLEDFNTDAFNHVIMANALTPMLWIQKLTPILIGNTQCKIIVFSARVGSISDNNLGGWYSYRASKAALNMMLKTAAIELARRAENIKIIAFHPGTTDTSLSKPFQKNVPENKLFTCEFVAQQLMTIVDKTPHDATASFLDWKGDSIGW; encoded by the coding sequence ATGATAACTCAACAAACAGTGATAATCGGCGCAAATAGCGACATAGCAAAGGCCATAGCCATTGAAATAGCAGGGGCAAAAAATAGCAGGTTAATCTTAATTAGTCGTGATTTCAATCAAGGGGCTCGAGTAACAGACAAAGATTTAACTGATACAACCCTTATTACAGTCAAAGACTACACATCACAATCCATTGAATTAGCCATTGAGCAAATAAAGACATGTGATCCCTTACCCATCACTCGGGTTTTTGTGTGTAATGGGATATTACACAGCCAGAGTATTAAACCAGAAAAGCGTTTAGAAGACTTTAATACCGATGCTTTTAATCATGTCATAATGGCAAATGCATTAACGCCAATGTTGTGGATACAAAAATTAACCCCAATATTAATAGGAAATACTCAATGTAAAATTATAGTCTTTAGTGCAAGAGTTGGCAGTATAAGCGATAATAATTTAGGCGGTTGGTATAGTTATAGAGCGTCAAAAGCAGCATTAAATATGATGCTAAAAACAGCGGCTATAGAGCTGGCTCGTCGAGCCGAAAATATTAAAATAATTGCATTTCACCCTGGTACCACCGACACATCGTTATCAAAGCCGTTTCAAAAAAATGTACCTGAAAACAAGTTATTTACATGTGAGTTTGTCGCTCAGCAATTAATGACGATTGTCGACAAGACTCCGCATGATGCAACCGCCAGTTTCCTTGATTGGAAAGGAGATTCAATAGGATGGTAA
- a CDS encoding thiol-disulfide oxidoreductase DCC family protein, with translation MLTIFYDGNCPLCVTEMDHLKKHDNNQLIELINIHNKGFAQLYPDIEFNNAMKILHGTYQGKLLLGLEVTHRAWTIVGKGFWVAPLNWPVIKPLSHFVYLFLAKYRHRISSFFAHIFGLKATSCHSGTCHDNSTNSDNRRK, from the coding sequence ATGTTAACTATATTCTATGACGGTAATTGCCCTTTATGTGTGACCGAAATGGATCACTTGAAGAAGCACGATAACAACCAGTTAATTGAATTAATCAACATTCATAATAAAGGCTTTGCGCAGTTATATCCTGATATTGAATTCAATAATGCCATGAAAATATTACATGGGACTTATCAAGGAAAACTGTTGTTAGGGCTAGAGGTGACTCACAGAGCTTGGACAATAGTGGGTAAAGGTTTTTGGGTTGCTCCACTTAATTGGCCAGTGATTAAACCACTGAGTCATTTTGTCTACTTATTTCTCGCTAAATACAGACATCGTATTTCTTCTTTTTTTGCACACATTTTTGGCTTAAAAGCCACTAGCTGCCATTCAGGAACATGTCATGATAACTCAACAAACAGTGATAATCGGCGCAAATAG
- a CDS encoding flavin reductase family protein: protein MQHYNHNDLLNMNARYRVQLMNSLSGFKSVNVIGTSNAEGKHNLAIFSSVFHLGSSPALVGFIMRPDSAARHTLGNIQQTEQYTINQVSESFWRKAHQTSARYLANESEFNQVDLTPDFINGVDAPFVKESRLKYALTLREIIPISLNDTQLIIGEITHIVCEKEAIKDDGYIDIESLDTVALSGLDSYHSTQRLSRISYAKPDKHSVDISLNGDIPDNNPVG from the coding sequence ATGCAACATTACAATCATAACGACTTGTTGAATATGAATGCTCGTTACAGAGTACAGCTAATGAATAGCCTATCAGGGTTCAAAAGCGTCAATGTCATTGGTACTTCCAATGCTGAAGGGAAACATAATTTAGCCATATTTAGTTCAGTATTCCATTTAGGTTCATCGCCAGCGCTTGTGGGGTTTATTATGCGTCCAGATAGTGCTGCACGGCATACATTAGGCAATATTCAACAAACAGAGCAATACACCATCAACCAAGTCAGTGAATCATTCTGGCGTAAAGCTCATCAAACATCAGCACGATATTTAGCGAATGAAAGTGAGTTTAATCAGGTTGACTTAACGCCTGACTTTATTAACGGTGTGGATGCCCCATTTGTGAAGGAAAGCAGGCTTAAGTACGCCTTAACATTGCGAGAAATTATACCCATTAGTCTGAATGACACTCAATTAATCATTGGGGAAATTACTCATATTGTCTGTGAAAAGGAGGCCATTAAAGACGATGGTTATATCGATATAGAGTCACTTGATACCGTCGCATTGTCAGGTTTAGACAGCTATCACTCAACCCAAAGACTATCACGTATCAGTTATGCTAAACCCGACAAACATTCCGTTGATATTTCACTCAACGGTGATATCCCCGATAATAACCCTGTAGGTTGA
- a CDS encoding DUF3081 family protein — MTHANYLELFNHVLTHGTKQLSTMCLGSLSAWHEIDGYTCYLRSEGVTLTLLFHNRFSYEYDDESALLTFKSETEKVFASIKKSMI, encoded by the coding sequence ATGACACATGCAAATTATTTAGAATTGTTTAATCATGTACTGACTCATGGAACGAAACAACTTTCAACAATGTGTTTAGGTTCACTATCTGCTTGGCATGAAATTGATGGTTATACGTGTTATCTGAGATCGGAAGGGGTAACATTAACATTGTTGTTTCATAATCGTTTTTCGTACGAGTACGATGATGAATCAGCGTTACTTACCTTTAAAAGCGAAACTGAAAAAGTGTTTGCCTCGATAAAAAAATCAATGATTTAA
- a CDS encoding TIGR02450 family Trp-rich protein — protein sequence MNKVNQKALLNSKWTKSIVINKEKHFIIVNIELDETQKVSLCVIEAVMTHQEYEIDWRSLKDPKQWKVGWQ from the coding sequence ATGAATAAAGTTAATCAAAAGGCATTATTAAACAGTAAATGGACTAAAAGTATTGTTATTAATAAAGAAAAACACTTTATTATTGTAAATATTGAACTCGATGAGACACAAAAAGTCTCTTTGTGTGTCATCGAAGCGGTCATGACTCATCAAGAATACGAGATTGATTGGAGATCGTTAAAGGATCCCAAACAATGGAAGGTCGGATGGCAATAA
- a CDS encoding YdiY family protein translates to MVYRTAILLYLVFPSTAWALVPPDYQEPPSDFTAEIGAGLVLNTGNTQSSSFNGKTKFIYDTLQTKQEAKFKANFASDDEKTTAEKYEVNLQSNYKLGGSNKGYILGLTDFTSDRFGSYTRIWTVSTGYGFNIIDSHKTKLILEAGPGYRYNLPLETEIEPTPEAEKDVIIRTKITFEQKLQEYTTLNTDLIAETGQNNSTLTLDINYKNTLFQDWTFDIGINVKYTDVVPEGSKQTDTTTTFTLLYTFQ, encoded by the coding sequence ATGGTATATAGAACGGCGATATTATTATATTTAGTTTTCCCTAGTACAGCATGGGCACTAGTGCCTCCTGATTACCAAGAGCCACCTAGTGACTTCACTGCCGAAATTGGCGCTGGATTAGTACTCAATACAGGGAATACACAGTCAAGTAGTTTTAATGGTAAAACAAAATTCATTTACGATACCCTACAGACAAAACAAGAGGCTAAATTCAAGGCTAATTTCGCATCTGATGATGAAAAAACAACGGCTGAGAAGTATGAAGTTAACCTACAGTCTAACTATAAACTGGGTGGTAGTAACAAGGGCTATATCTTAGGCTTGACTGATTTCACCTCTGATAGGTTTGGTAGTTATACTCGAATATGGACTGTCTCTACTGGTTATGGTTTTAACATCATTGATAGCCATAAGACCAAACTAATATTAGAAGCTGGCCCTGGTTACCGCTACAACCTCCCTTTAGAAACCGAAATAGAGCCAACACCTGAGGCCGAAAAAGATGTGATCATACGTACAAAAATTACATTCGAACAGAAGCTGCAAGAGTACACCACCTTAAATACCGATCTCATCGCAGAAACAGGGCAAAATAATAGTACTCTCACCTTAGACATAAATTATAAAAACACCTTGTTTCAAGACTGGACATTCGATATAGGCATTAACGTCAAATACACTGATGTCGTCCCAGAAGGCAGTAAGCAAACAGATACGACAACGACCTTTACCTTGCTTTATACCTTTCAATGA